The genomic window ccaaatcgctcagttttcttcgtgggggcatgttactactgtgcataattgtgtcagcgtgtcaacctttaaacacaagctggtgagcgatgttcatagccaggaccctgttgtagcacgtgcatcacaaccttttgccctggcatgcgttccgcaaatttcatagggctataaaaaacaccctttttcttccaaaatgcagaagcttttgagaagtcccacaaagggaaataactctgcctgccaaacaaaattctaggtcaagactcattgttcatttgttaattcaaacagtcatgaatcttttaattattatgtcaatgtttaattttttggcaattttttataattagatccgttttttcaaccgatccttaactttttttgaagagtgtatgtatTATGTATAAATAATATTGTACATGTAATACGTCACACCACTCACTTTCCTGTACCATCTAATCATCCTCCATATATCCCCCTGAAGAAGCCCCCCGGAGTGGGTGAACATTTGAACTCACTAAACTTTCCATACTTCATCGTTGAAACTTTtgaggagattgtttttaaatattttcgTCATATTCTGGGAACGTAATCGTCCACTGTTATCTGTGTCCTTCCATTtgctgttctatttctctcttgatCAACAGGACAAACAtttggtgtgtgagtgtgtgcactCGTTGTGCCGGctctctcaactaaaacagaagtcaaactagTAATCTTTAAAAACCCAGTTCGTCCGACCTGGACTGGCAACATTTTCAGGCAACAGACATGCCTAAATCTGAGTGCTAAGTCACAGGCGTGCTCTTTTCCGTATTCACGCTCTTATCGGTACATCGACTACAAGAGTCCTGTGGACAGGCTGTTTCATGCATCTTgcgagtatttctagctcttctgcggTGCAATAGGCTCTATAAacgatgaaggtgtccaagatctTAGCAGATGCatgtcgtcacgctcataagataattgcctttgtcatcattttcacagtTTTTATTCATAACCAGCCGGGGAATAAAagtcatgttccccatgcaataaatcgcggtgatgaatgggtttgagcttttgGTTTtgaggtgaaacgtggattgtcaaagtaaaagccaatcaggctgattatTTGACGTGTGGATCCATCGAGGCTTTGAATATGGTTTCCGAGGACAatgattgtaagcattcactctcaaagacccaatcaatgttgataattaccgcggcgactcatggtcaatttgtaACTTATCTCGCAACAAAAAGtcataaaacttttttttaaataaaatatgctcaacacttactgaactcacacatatgatcgcagctctgtacattttcagactggaagaaaagcgtcaagaAGCTACGCCACAGACAAGTTTGATGTGTTATCTCGAAATACTGTGACGCTGCTTTGCGGCCCGGaattggattctaaaaattcgtctccttgtgggttattgtgcattttgttgcacaaccaaaatgatgacatcatgtttaaagaaaacaggtgttttttaaagttttgtttacCTGAAGCCTGTGGAAGCGAATAACATCCCCTACGGCAACAGGGGGGAACTGGTCAGTGGTCTTGTAGAACAGATTGATGACTAGCCTGTCAGTCTCTGCCAGGGACTCATCAGTGATGCTGATCACCTGGCTGAAGTCTGTAAAATAGTGTaccatgataattgatataccCTGCAGTAACCACAAGGCTCCCCAAACTGTCTGTCACTGCGTCATATACaagcactagaagccgaaaacatgTACTAGAAAGTCTGGAATTTGCGTAATCATGCGTACCGTCGGTACTGATGTAATCGTCTACTTGTTTCCATACAGAATCGACAAGAACCTACACTTGGATGTATTTTGAAGATGAGAGAATTTTCTGACAATTCTAAATCGATGCAAATTCAAGGAGCGCATCTAACCGATATATCCATGATGCTTTTGTGAAGGTTTCAAAAATTGCCAAAGTTCTCCTGGCAAAGGAACCCTCTAAAGTTCCGCTCAGAAAATTACaattgggggtcccgggaccctacAGGTGGGAAGCCCTGTAAAAATCTACTGTCAGGATTTCAACAAGAATGTGGTATGCTGGGCAAGGTGTCAGTTTGATGCAAAAAGCAGTTATGTAACCAAAAAAACATTTCTTTGttccagggtttcatttactagtgcgccttgcGCCATTGGCACATAACATCTCAAAACGTCCCATtggaattcccttcagtgcgtcaaagggcgcactgagattacataccactgcgccaccccaTGCACACTTTTCACAGGAGTACAGTGTTCGGAAAGACCTAAGCAAAAACGCGCGCCAAGCCGAGCAACTTGCAAGTTTGTGAAACGCGCTGTGATTGGCTTTTAAAATGTAACTCATTAGTATTCAACCAATTCTACGAACTATCTGTGCGGGACCAATCTGTGCTTGCGCGTTGAGGAAACTGTCAACACAAGCGATATCGCTCGAAACACAGACCCACGTAAAAAAGCAATGCCTCCAAAGAAAAAAGTCAAGTTACTTCCCGGTCAAGGAAAGATATTCTTTCTACTACCTCGTCCATCAACCTCAGGTGATGTTCGCATTGAAACAACAGGAGATGGCGTCAAAAGCGTCGAAAGTGTCGAACAACTtgcttctattttctctctctctctcacgcacgcacacacacacactaacctgaTATACTGGTACATTCGCATATCATCATATGGCACCAAATAGaactattttgcatctttcgACAAAAGCATTTTCAGAACGCCTAACCTGCGCTTTTTGCCTTCGACAATGtaatgtcccatcagaatttgattgagggggacaaatgtcccattgtctttttcttccaggtTAAACCCTGTTGTTCCCACATTAATGAttgttttggaactgcagtttCTGGATAAATGCTGCATCATGCTTCAGGACTGGTGATTCCACGCTGCTTGTTTTGCGGACAGTGATGACTGACTTGGAATAAAATCActttagcccccccccctcaaaaagTAAAGTAAAACGTTTCTTTCCGATGACAAAGTCAAAAACTCAGGGTCGGATggtcgattcatttttttttattgattgaAGTTTGTTTTCATTTACACAGGCGTATGAGGCCTTTTATTTGCCAGAAATTACGCAAACTGTGTCCCTTGGATGACGGAGAAGAGTAACTTTTCAgcaaagtctgcaaaatcaaATTTGGTACTTTTAAtaaaaagattttttaaagGGTCAAAACAAAGTTCTAGAGTTGGGAGGGAAAAGGGGACAGAGAATCAGAAAAAGCAggtttttaaaaataaaaataaattgggggtggggggggttaaTCAGTAACTTGTTTGCTTTCTTATGGCGATCTTGAATCTGTCATAAACCACACAATAGCTTTGggatgaagaagaagattttttttttctaaaaagggTTTAACTTCTTTAAGTAGGACAAAAAGACAGAGCTCTGaaagattaaaaaacaaacaaacacaataaatACTGTCATTGTCAGCTCAGCTCGAACCCCCATAGTCCAGACTGCAAGTTCAACCCACTTAATACTACTGTCTTCCAAAGaaggccaaaaaaaacaagtcgcgtgaagcaaaattaatacatttagtcaagctgtgaaatTCCCGGAATgatactgaacgcactgcatttcacacacacacacaaaaagatcaTCCGTGACCAACACTGAAAGCGCTGACATTCACACGCAAAACGTAGCGGCCAGCATTTGCTTGAACTTGTtgaagccagtatagcgcagtagaaTTCAACACTTAataggaaagcgcgcttttctgtattcttttggACTTTttgaggttgtttttaatccaaacataacatatctatgttTTGGGAATCTTAAAATAATACAGAATTATATGAAGTCATTTTTGGAGGGATTGTTAAAttaacatttgtttgtttgtttatttgttgcttaacgtccagccgactacgcagagccatatcaggacgaggaaggggggatgaagggggccacttgtcaagcgattcctgtttacaaatgcactaacccattacttgtgtcccagcaggctttagtaaaactaaattaatacctactggaagattaccagtttccagtatgttaaaataggcttaacctatctactgctggacttacatcagaacactaacagattaaactatacatgaatcgcgagacaagcggcaagagaagagatttttggaaaaaatacaggtgaatgagcaagaaggcagaaaaaagaaaagaattcatgaagaaaaagagagcatgacaggaaagaggaaccaaaaatctacctaacagcaaactagaaagctcctgcggttccaaaaacaggaggggcctttaatttcataactgcagtgccccactgcgggaaaattAACATTTTTAGATTTCTAATGACCAAAGCTTccacactgaaatgcaataccatagtcctaCTGGTTTCAAGCAAATGCTGGCCGCTACGTTTTGTGCGTGAATGTCAGCGCTTTCAGTGTCGGTTGCGGATGATGAGGACTAGCGCAAGAAggcgtcacaatgagaattacagtctgggattcccactcaaaacacaggcattttcATTTTGAGTAACTCAGCGCTCAGACGTTTatttttaaggtattcctggtgtgtggtcacataaaTACAACCCTCAACCTTAACCTCTTGTGGTGATGagagacagttttcttgtttaATGTAAgacttacatatatatatattatatatagacATCATCACTTtgtttaaaacattcagtcaaaacttgactaaatgtaaaaagaggagaTTCTGCTTCAAGACCCACTGGCAACTGGCATGCCAGTTACCGAGCCTAGGGGCTCTGTAAGTGTAACCAACTCGTCAGTTCCCGTCAGGTCATTCGGTCAAATGCGaaattttttgttaatttgaaaAGATATCTGGGTTACCGTAACTGGACCAATTAACCCCCTTAATAGACACAATCACTTCTTTCCAATACTTGTGTAACTGTAAGTATACTGTCATTCACATCGTTTACCATGGTATACCACAAAGACATGTACATCTAGGTAAAATCAATACAAAAGTAAGATTATCAATTTATGTCCCCACCCAAGATATAAAGCTGTACCCGTTTTTTATGTCTGTACGCGACTTATATGCCCGCacctacaaacacacagaagaagaaagtcggagagagagagggagagagagggagagagagagagagagagagagagagagagagagagagagagagagagcacacacacacatgtgcacacacacgtatacaggCACttaagcacatacacacaatctttctctcccgcgggcgcacacacgcacatacacacccatatatatatatgttcacaCGCACTGCGCGCATTCAAATATCACAACTTAGCccgcagagatagagagactcagagagatcaaatcaaatcaaatcaaatcaagagagagagagagagagagagagagagagagagagagagagagagagagagaagatgaaCATGAAAAACATGTGGAAGAAATGTTGAAGCGATGAAACAAAGTTTCGACAGCCAAGATTGGCAGGGTCGGCGATGGCTCATAGGATATAATATCTACTGTTTTCTGCCGtttttaaagaatcctttcaaCAAATTTGCTTTTCCAAAAGTACCCTAGCTATGAGTCATGACACGACTCGAGACCCGACTCGATTGGCGAAGAACATAATACTCTGCAATTCCCGTCTCAGTCGGTGCAGCCATTTCGGAGCCTATCGTCATcatagaaacacacagacagacagacagaaaccagCTTTTTAAATTAGAAGATATTAATACCTGTTCCTTGCGTTTTAGATGGCACTTTTGTAAACTTGACAACTCCGAAAACATTGTGAATCCCTGGTTCTCCGCTTTTTACAACCGCAATACGAGaatatttataatactttctatATTTAGTATTCATATTTCAATACGCGCAGAGATATTTCCTGCACAGGCAAACAATTCGCAACTTGGAAATTGCAAACAGTAGCTTCCCTTGTGTGCAACTTGAGGACTGGACAATGCAAGGACTAGAGAGCTAGAGGACACATACTTTTTTCGTTCTCCCTTTATCGATTTTTGTTTTACAGTGTCATCTAGAAATAAGAAAAATGAACGGAGCATCGCATCACTCAATGTTCTTTGTGTCTGGAGTACCGAGTATTTAGACATAGAAGGTGGATCGGAGGCGCGTCTCGGATCATCCAGATTGTTGACGCGCGGCGCGTTTAGGAACGAATATTgttgagcgagttttcgcgaggaacagggttgagctatggtagggtcactgcgcatgtctgggttttttcttcgcggaaacgctgttgggttgtgtccagtcgcgtcccttgcaacaagatggcgacaagcgcgttacggatttactgttgtggagagttgatggacgacgatgatgaacaagcagtactgttttattgttgatgtgaatgtaatgccaaaacatcgaactatcgattcgaacgtcaatgaagaagtgagcgtgaaaatcgagcgcaaaacagccgggtaaaagttcagggcgctaaagtacatttgagccgaaatcgcacccaaactcctgttgacctcatttcttcccaaaataaacatcactgctaaaataaaatgcattaaaaccaagacagtatccaacccagtatccttaatttttgaaaggctaagtgatttacaacaaatgtcttctcacaatccgtaactttgtcaaaaaatatttgcagaagtttctcacctcgccttggcagccatcttggaactggagagaccctacgcaggaagcaaggttgaaagttggttaaccggtgacgtcactccagtcgtaccggaccgagtttttgcgacctccggttcgactcgagtcaccttagttgacgctaaaactcgctctaTATAAGCTTATACTGCATGCAGATTGATCGGTTTGAGGATAAAAGCTGTCTGCTGCTCAAAGACTGGAATGGCTGTAATAGTAATTAGTGAAATGATCGCTGCCACAAAACACTTCTAGCATACTATATTCAACAATTCTTATGAACACTATGCAATGGCAGGACATAATGTACCGTATACATTGTCTCCTGCCAAtgaaacagaaaaaagaattgCCATTGAGAGAGGAGGCAGCAATGTGCTTGTTTACATTTTGGTACCGTTGGGTTCAATTCTATTTGTGGGCTTGGTGATTGCAGCGGTGAGTATCCTAGCTGGCTGTTGAACATAGCAGGCACACTTAAGCTTGTCTTGAAGTTAAAACACAAAGAGTACGTTTATCCAAGTTAAATCTCATGGATATCTTATAGACTAATGGAAGATATTCATTAGGGCCTATACTTTTTagactgtgtggtgtgtgtgtgtttgtttctgtctgtatcaGTAATACTAATACAATAGGTGCTTAAACAGAAAAAATGAGACATTTATATTATTTTTTATGtcatttgtcagtgtgtgtgcttcAACTGAAAAAACCCACCACGGAGTGGCCGCTCGGGAACTAACAAGTCGATTATGGAGAGCCCAGGCTCATGAACCCGCAGTTAATTTGCCAGTTGCTCTTGAAATAGTTCTCATGCTATCgcgatttttttctttctttttcttcaaatcttTCATCATTCTTTTTCTCCTACTAAAccttttttccttttatttacAGCAGAGAAACGTTTTGTCCCCACGCCAATGATTTATGTAAATTttgtaattcttcttcttcattcaaaaaGCGTTTGAGTGGTTCATGAAAGATAAAAGATCACCAGCTCACGATTCACTGATTCCATTCCAAGTATGTCAGTCATCACTGAATGCGTCCTGAAACCAAGCAGCGTGGAGTCCCAATTATGGCATGAAGCAGCATTTATAATCAAACTGCAGTACATAAATCATTGGCGTGAGGAAAAAAAGTCTTTTTTCCGGTTGTGACAAAACATAACTTGTTTTAACTGAGCTGACACCTGATCCAGCGAATCGCATCTCTCACAGAGTCATTTGGGTCAGTCGCTCATGATAATATGCTATTGCTGAGATGCAAGTCTTTCAGTAAAAAAGGAAGACCACATTTCTTTgcatttaacttttttttttaaatatctaTGAATGACGGGTTGGTTTTCGAAAAAAAGGAACTTAATTTGAGAGCTTAATTGTCAAGAGTGCGTGTTCTGGAGCCTGGGGGCTCTGTAACTGACTCGCCGGTTCTCGAGTCTTGGGGCTCTGTAAGTTGTAAACGACTCATCGTCTCTCCAGCTATTAacatgccaagattgacacaaCATTCGTTTTTTTACTAAAATTTCAGATTGTCTTCATGCTGAAGCGAAGCAggtatgtcatttttttttatatatctatatacatacgacttgtgtctgtctgtctgtctgtctgtgtgtgtgtgtgtgtgtgtgcgcgatgcacggccaaagttctcaatggatctgcttcaaatttggtgggcatattcaggtacacccgggacaggacacaacctggtcgatatttcaacacgtgctttcagcgcgcagcgctgaaccgattttggttccacctcagctacccgggcccccataccgacacaccaaagccgctagaccacatcacaacgccaaagttctcggtggatctttttcaaatttggacaccgtattcagctacaccccggacacaatatcatcgatgagatatttcaacacgtgctctcagcgcgcagcgctgaaccgattttggtttttctgttcatttcaccattcccagtaactcttccttatcttctccagtgttttgcgtttatctcccatccttcgtgtggcttcaatccatattcccgtttctacgttactatttttagaatgtcactgcgctgtccagaacgcttcccttgcacccgtaagttgttcttactgtcaaagtgaaaaggtcgaatcaatttatagccacgcgaaaaatacactgtcacctatctctatatatttatagatatagatatatatacggcttctctgtgtgtgtttgtgtgtgtgtgtaagcaacacctgtggatta from Littorina saxatilis isolate snail1 linkage group LG4, US_GU_Lsax_2.0, whole genome shotgun sequence includes these protein-coding regions:
- the LOC138964095 gene encoding uncharacterized protein C3orf18-like isoform X2, coding for MAGHNVPYTLSPANETEKRIAIERGGSNVLVYILVPLGSILFVGLVIAAIVFMLKRSRLERLRHHLMPLYNFDATDSGGDWEADLLEEERRQQQVRLRVNVLLAMTVLTG